In Primulina eburnea isolate SZY01 chromosome 5, ASM2296580v1, whole genome shotgun sequence, a single window of DNA contains:
- the LOC140832036 gene encoding urea-proton symporter DUR3 yields MASSLTNCPPFPYSAKYYHEDGGSCVRQTSFFGGKAVLNQGVGYSVILGFGAFFAVFTSFLVWLEKRYVGSRHTSEWFNTAGRNVKTGLIASVIVSQWTWAATILQSSNVAWEYGVSGPFWYASGATIQVLLFGVMAIEIKRKAPHAHTVCEIVKARWGTAAHMVFLTFCFMTNIIVTAMLLLGGSAVVNALTGVNIYAASFLIPLGVIVYTLAGGLKATFLASYIHSVIVHLVLVIFVYLVYVSSSELGSPIVVYNRLLQATSKTRSCQDPISHIGQSCGPVIGNYKGSFVTMLSSGGLVFGIINIVGNFGTVFVDNGYWVSAIAARPSSTHKGYLLGGLVWFAVPFSLATSLGLGALALDLPITASEASHGLVPPATAIALMGKGGSILLLTMLFMAVTSAGSSELIAVSSLCTYDIYRTYINPNASGKQILKVSRSIVLSFGCFMGILAVILNKAGVSLGWMYLAMGVFIGSAVIPIAFMLLWKKANAFGAILGTITGCLLGVTTWLTVTKVEYGRVNLETTGRNAPMLAGNLVSILAGGVVHAVCSLIQPQDYDWESTKQITVVEKENSELSIEEFKEEKLIRAKRWIIKWGVCFTLVIVVLWPMLTLPAGQFNKGYFRFWAVIAIAWGTIASVVIIALPLMESWETIQRVMLGMFTNDRMMEKIEELNLKLQTIVSLLPDAEKMYLLEKEKAKKKEGIGTRNTNCSGITAAVGTGHRQKIHV; encoded by the exons ATGGCTTCTTCTCTAACTAACTGCCCGCCATTCCCATACTCAGCCAAGTATTATCATGAAGATGGCGGCAGTTGTGTTAGGCAAACCAGTTTCTTCGGGGGAAAAGCTGTGCTCAATCAAGGTGTTGGGTACTCTGTGATTCTTGGATTTGGAGCCTTTTTTGCTGTCTTCACCTCTTTCTTG GTGTGGCTGGAAAAGAGATATGTTGGGTCCCGGCATACATCCGAATGGTTCAATACAGCAGGAAGAAATGTTAAAACAGGACTCATTGCTAGTGTGATTGTGTCTCAG TGGACTTGGGCTGCTACCATTTTGCAAAGTTCTAATGTTGCTTGGGAATATGGAGTCAGTGGTCCTTTCTGGTATGCAAGTGGAGCTACTATACAG GTGCTTTTGTTTGGCGTGATGGCTATCGAGATAAAAAGAAAAGCTCCTCATGCTCATACAGTTTGTGAAATCGTCAAAGCAAG ATGGGGAACTGCGGCTCATATGGTCTTTCTAACATTCTGCTTCATGACGAACATTATCGTAACGGCCATGCTTTTACTCGGTGGATCTGCAGTGGTGAATGCTCTCACAGGGGTCAACATATATGCTGCAAGTTTTCTTATCCCTCTCGGTGTAATTGTGTACACACTTGCAGGAGGGCTAAAAGCCACTTTTTTGGCGAGTTACATTCATTCTGTAATAG TACATCTAGTCTTAGTCATCTTTGTATACCTTGTGTATGTTTCGAGCAGCGAACTTGGCAGCCCAATCGTTGTGTACAATCGTTTGCTTCAGGCTACAAGTAAAACACGTAGTTGTCAAGATCCGATTTCTCATATCGGGCAATCCTGTGGTCCAGTCATTGGGAACTACAAAGGATCTTTTGTCACAATGCTGAGTTCTGGAGGTCTTGTCTTCGGCATTATCAATATTGTCGGAAATTTCGGCACTGTGTTCGTAGATAAT GGATACTGGGTCAGTGCCATTGCCGCGAGACCATCATCGACACACAAGGGATACTTACTGGGAGGATTGGTTTGGTTTGCAGTTCCGTTTTCTTTGGCAACTTCACTTGGTCTCGGAGCATTAGCCCTCGATCTGCCAATCACTGCAAGTGAGGCAAGCCATGGACTTGTCCCTCCTGCCACGGCTATTGCTTTGATGGGAAAAGGAGGATCTATTCTTCTGCTGACAATGCTTTTTAT GGCTGTGACGTCTGCTGGTTCCTCGGAGCTGATTGCAGTCTCTTCACTATGTACATACGACATCTACCGTACATACATAAATCCAAATGCAAGTGGAAAACAGATTCTAAAAGTGTCGAGGAGTATCGTTCTATCCTTCGGTTGTTTCATGGGAATTTTAGCTGTGATATTGAACAAGGCCGGAGTTTCACTTGGATGGATGTATCTAGCGATGGGAGTCTTCATTGGTTCGGCGGTGATCCCCATAGCCTTTATGCTTCTATGGAAGAAAGCTAATGCATTTGGCGCCATTCTTGGAACAATTACTGGTTGTTTACTTGGAGTCACAACTTGGTTAACAGTCACTAAAGTCGAGTATGGGAGAGTGAATCTCGAGACAACCGGAAGAAACGCGCCAATGCTGGCTGGAAATTTGGTTTCTATTCTTGCTGGTGGAGTTGTTCATGCTGTATGTAGTTTGATTCAGCCTCAAGATTATGATTGGGAGAGTACTAAACAGATTACTGTCGTCGAAAAGGAGAATAGCGAATTGTCGATTGAAGAGTTTAAGGAGGAAAAGTTGATCAGAGCAAAAAGATGGATTATAAAATGGGGTGTTTGCTTCACTTTAGTGATTGTTGTATTGTGGCCTATGCTTACTCTTCCAGCAG GGCAATTCAACAAGGGATACTTCAGATTCTGGGCAGTCATAGCTATTGCATGGGGTACTATTGCTTCTGTAGTCATCATCGCTCTACCTCTCATGGAAAGCTGGGAAACGATTCAAAGGGTGATGCTCGGTATGTTCACGAATGACAGGATGATGGAAAAGATCGAAGAGTTGAATCTCAAGCTTCAGACAATCGTGTCTTTGCTGCCTGATGCAGAGAAAATGTATTTGCTAGAGAAGGAGAAGGCGAAGAAGAAAGAGGGCATCGGAACTAGAAATACAAATTGTTCCGGAATAACAGCAGCAGTCGGCACAGGGCATAGACAAAAGATTCATGTGTGA